Below is a genomic region from Medicago truncatula cultivar Jemalong A17 chromosome 3, MtrunA17r5.0-ANR, whole genome shotgun sequence.
AGTaattatcacatttttttatatcaatagATTTACCGGTTCATGGAAGATACACGGGGTCTTATGCAAGCCACTGGCACTGCTcatgatttatataaaataggGGGAGGGAAAAGTAGGGATGTCAATGGGGCAAGGCGGGGGTGGGGAGTGCTCCCCCTGTCTGGCTGTCCCCGCCCCTCAAAATGTTCTTCGTCCACATTCCCCACCATGGGTAGCGTGGGTACCCCATCGACATTGAAAAATTGTAAATTCTATATTACTTTTAGGATAAATTTCAATCCACTTGAGGTTTATTAAGATAATAGGAACAAGAGTGACTGACGTGTTATTCTGttgtaaattattattattattcttttaaatgGAAAAAAGACCAAAAGAGATGTATTTGTAAACAtgtagggtctgtttggtaagcCCATCtaatgagcttatagcttatagcttataagctcgtttgacaaaaatagctctgtttggtaacaattttttacaacgagcttatagcttattttatgagcttataagctatttttcagatgCTATtacaagtagcgtttgagcttatagcttatcatgTTTTATTCCATTTATACCCTTACCACTTTAACTAAAACCCATGTTTacccttaataattaattttattataatttaaaacaaaacaaaaacgatGCTACATCTACATGTACACACGATTAAGCTTACAATGGTTGAATCTCTACCACGAAACCATTGTTCAGTATAAGatacatacaattttttttttctattgttgTTGTCCTTTTAATTATgcaatgtaatttttattttcaattgtgcTACTGCTGGGTATGCATGTAtacgtatttttttttgttttatccttcgttttttttaacaatttttttttcaatcttatgaattgattattttattcttaaaataaatttgtatactttagtttttttattaatgtataaTAACTGGAAACTGAAtcgaaataaattgaaaataaatttttaccgaaaaacaataatttaataatatataaacatttattaaatttaaaatatttaaattatcaaatatcttaaatattaatttatagtggtataaattttatatgaattaataatgtccttttatgtaatttttcatttatcagctagttcaGCTAtcagcttatcagctatcagttgtaagctatcagtcatcagctatcagctataagctagcttatcagctgtccgctatttttaccaaacagagccgtAGTAATATTCTTAGGGACAGGACCCTGTGGGGAGGAATAGTTCCCGTCTCCATTCACAAAATTCCTACGGTGGGATTTTCTCCCTTGTCCACAAAGGAAAAAATCCCTACCCGTGGGGCCCCAAATGGGGCAGTCTTTGCTGGGGACCCACTTACGGGGCGAAATCGACATCCATTGGGAAAAGAGAAGAGTGAAGGAGGTAATTGTAAATGCTAACTACATTAACAACTAGATGGGCTGTTTTCTTTGTCTAAATAATTTGGTGTTAGGGTAATTTCTTTGGGACGTAGTTATGCACAACAAGATTTCATTCATAATGGATAATGCCCTCATAACTCCAAAAATAATTGGCTGGTATTCAACCTGGCTTTAagattaaaggaaaaaaatctcttttttccTCTAAAACTTAAGTATTAAGTATTGTAGATTTGTTTAAAGTTCCCACTTTCCAAATTATTTAGAAAggagcttttatttttttttgttcttttctctTCACGAAAAAACATGCCCTCCTATTCATGTGAGTGGGAACTGTTACTTTTTTAGAAGGCTTTCTTTCCTTAATCCCTTTTGTTTTACTTTATTCTTTTCACTTGTATTAATCTACCAAGATAGAAGAGTGTGGTCTATTGACTGCGCTGGTACCTTTTCTTGAAGCTcctattttctatatcatagtTAACTTTTGCTCATGATTCAAAGGAATTATCATTAACTGAACATTCTTATTGCACATTCTTTCGTAGTTTCAGTCTTATCCTCCCTGTAGCCGTGCGTGACTCTTCTTTAACAATCTTTCAATGTCTTTGGATGTTATCTAAAACAACGGAGACTATTTTTATCGTAGATTATTACCTTAATTTCCAGCCAGATTTATAGATTCTCACTATATAAGTATCTGATCTGGTAAAATTTGATATCTTGTGTGATACAGGATGTTGCTTTAGCCATGGTTTCAATGAGACTTAGTCCAATTGGTCCACTCATGGAGAAGCTGTGTTTATCTCCTGAAAAATATGGTACTGCTCGCCGTTTTTACATTCAAACGCTAGATGATCGTGCTCTTTCACCAGATGTCCAAGAGAAGCTTGTGGGGGAAAATCCACCTGAAGGagttttcaaaatcaaaggCAGTGATCATTGTCCATTCTTCTCCAAACCACAATCTCTCCACAAAATATTAGTTGAAATAGCTCAAATTCAGTAACTAGCTTAATGATCAACAATACATGAtttgttacttttatctttCCATCTCCCAACTCACCAAATTAAAGAATAGAGTTCACATGGCCCAGCTGGGAGATgagttagattttattttttataatcatgAAATATAATAGAGGAAGATCTTGATTTATTGCCTTTGAGACAATTTAGTATTTAACTAGTGAAGGACTTCTGTAAGCTTCTCTTATATTTTTGGTTCATATGTATAGTACAGTAAAATTTTATACTTTAGATTTTGACTTTGGCAACCAATGTTTATTGTTTATTCAATTCAACACATAGTAAAAAGTGCATATACGTTTAACGAAATCACATGTAAGTggcttcatttttctttctatctatcatgaaacttaaaatattctctaattatttttacattatgaaactcaaaataattaaagaatcgaccttttttttttgctttccaAGAATGTATAATACGTTATGTTATTAtctatgcaatttttttaaactatcTTATATCAATTACTGACCTTGACAATATCCTACAATTTCATTACCAATTTACTTTAGGTGGTCACTTTTTAACAATGTCTCAAGTGACAACAAAATAGATAGGATAGATGTCAGATTTTCAATGGCAACTTCCCCAAAACATAGCTCAAGTGGCTGAAGTAGAACACTTGAAAGATTTTAAGAAGATTATCCAAAGGTTGAACCCACTACTAATATATCATATTAACAACtaatatttgtttgtaattatttCCACCATAACTGTTAACTCAGCTTAGTAGACTACTGATTCAACTAGAATATGTCTCATCTATTTGAATCCCCACAGGTTTGGTTACCGACGGAGATTAGTCACTGTCGGCGGTGAAAACTTCGTACCGATAACATagtaagcaaaaaaataaaatattaaacaatagTCGATTCTCATAAATATGCTTTCTTAACATTCATCCTACAATTCTTCACGCTGCTGGTAGGGTTCTAATCTCCGACGATGCTTCATGATCCAAAAAGCaaaaacataatattaaaacaatcaaacacAACATACACAAGTGCAGAAGTGCCTGTTACTAGTTGGTACCAAAACTACTCATAGGTTGCAACAACACGCCTCATTCATCACAGCTGAAAGGAAGCACATATCGTTAGTCAAGATAGTCAACCGCACGAAACATTGTGACTTCTAGCACAACCGGCTTCTTCTTGATGAGCTCATACACACAATAATCTCGATGTGACAGATTGTTGTCAgttacaaaattagaaaatcccTTCACTATTCGCATCGACGATGATCCGACAGTATTCGGTACGCAAAACACTTCCCACTGTTTTCCATCAGAATTTTGGAGCTTTGTAGGAACCTTTGGTTTCAAATACTTTTCAGCAAAATCACGAGGAATATACTGCAAAATGGATGAGATCAATTTAGTGGAAACATAAATAACTCAACATATACTTTAAACCAAAAGCTATAAAGTAAAATCCTCACCGTATAATTCTGCTTGGCGattattgaacaaaaataagggttttttggtttgaattcaTTGGCAGCAACCTCTGCTCTTGTAGAAGCATGTTTAGACACGCTTTTGGCCTTTTTCCCATGACACTCACTTGTTTCAACCTTGGACCTTTTCGTAGGACTAGCACATTTTGTGTTTGGTTCTCCATTAACACTTGGAGTTTTTAATGGATAACAAATCTCAACATAAGTTACGTCAAATATAATAACACTAAACTTTGAATTCCCTTCGTATTTGAAAGATAGGTAGCAACCATACCCTAATGAATAGTATTTTGCGAACTCTTCCCATTCGTTGGAAAAGAAAATGTCATTGCCGCGTTTCTTCAATCTCATTTTCCAATCACGACCATCGGGAACTGTAACTGTAGCAACTTTCTCGAGTTCATTCCCAAACATTGTTATAAAGTCTTCAGGAATTCTCTGCAGTGATAACAGCTCATCAgtgaattttttaattcttcTTATTATGGTTTTATACTAATTAGCATATTAGAGACATCGACAATCCAACGTCACAGTTTCGAGTTATTAACTTATATACCAAATCACATATGCTTTTTTACTATTTAACAGAAAGCAAAGAATGACAGTAACTAAAAACGGAAAGGGAAACTTACTATCTCTTTGTCATGAATGGGCGAGGGAAGTATGGCCTTCTTGAAATGTTTGGATTCCCTTACTTCCTTTTCTGTCATTGACTGGACAGACCTTCCCTGTGGAGGCTGCATTGCAATAAGCAATAACTATTATCACTTTATGCATCAAGTTCACCAACAGTTCAgacattaaaagaaaaaactgtaAAAGAAATTAGAATTGATGAATAaacaaatgtgaaagatttttaAACCGTGCAAATCGCTGTAACTT
It encodes:
- the LOC11408476 gene encoding putative B3 domain-containing protein Os03g0621600 isoform X1 — protein: MQQHNVKLIIIICIATNNTMQPHRRRCGRSPAPEKASKHFMKAILPPPDHTKEIRIPNEFIKRFGNELKNVATITVPDGRHEWEMGLKKCGEHVFLSNNWQQFAEYYCIYYGCYLDFNYQGNSKFNVVIYDTTSVEISYSFKTPSTNGDQRIKGPNSASKRENCAASEFNPKNPYFYSKSNRGFYAYVPSIFAEKYLTLKVPFKLQNSQGKQWEVYCVLHNKGNSQMRITGGFGKFARENNLLEGVTYVFELIKRKPVVVLQVTAICTPPQGRSVQSMTEKEVRESKHFKKAILPSPIHDKEIRIPEDFITMFGNELEKVATVTVPDGRDWKMRLKKRGNDIFFSNEWEEFAKYYSLGYGCYLSFKYEGNSKFSVIIFDVTYVEICYPLKTPSVNGEPNTKCASPTKRSKVETSECHGKKAKSVSKHASTRAEVAANEFKPKNPYFCSIIAKQNYTYIPRDFAEKYLKPKVPTKLQNSDGKQWEVFCVPNTVGSSSMRIVKGFSNFVTDNNLSHRDYCVYELIKKKPVVLEVTMFRAVDYLD